Part of the Ignavibacterium album JCM 16511 genome, TGAGCAGCAACAGTTCCTCTGAGGATTGTATATAATTTATAAAAAATAAATGACACAATCGCAATGTCAATGACATCAGATAATGTTATTGTTAAAAATCCTATTTTGAATAAATCAATCACATTAACTCAAATTATTTCACCAAGTAATTTAATAATTTGTTTACCATTTTGAACATTGTGTGTTCGTAGTATTCTTGCAGAATTAAAGATTGAAACCGATTCAATTGCCGCTGTGGGTAAATCCCTTTCATTTACTTCAAGATTTAGTGTCTTGCCAATAAACGATTTTCTTGATACACCAATTAGAATTGGAAATCCGAGTGATTTAAAATCTTTTAATCTTTTAATGATATTAAAATTATGATTAATCGTTTTACCAAATCCAATTCCCGGATCAATTATAATTTTATCAATACCCTTATTTAATGCAAAGTCTGTTTGCATCTTAAGAAAATCATAAATGTCTGAAACTACTTCTTTATATTCGATAAGATTTTGCATCGTTTTGGGGGTTCCTCGTATGTGCATTAAAACCGCAGTCGCATCATATTCTTTGCACACATCGGCAATTTCAGGATCGAAAGTAAATCCACTTATATCATTTACAATTTTTACTCCTGCTTCCAATGCTTTGAAAGCAACTCTGCTTTTGTAAGTATCAATTGAAAGGATTACTTCCGGTCTTTTATTTAAAATCTCAGTAATAACAGGAATGACTCGTTTGATTTCTTCTTCAGCTGTAATCGGTTCTGAGCCAGGTCTTGTTGATTCACCTCCTATATCAATTATATCGGCGCCATCATCAATCATCTTAAGCGCATGCTTGACAGCATCATTTATACTCATAAATTTTCCACCGTCTGAAAATGAATCCGGAGTGATATTCAGAATTCCCATAAGATAAGGTCTGTGAAAAGAAAAAGTTTTGTTACCAATTTTATACTCGTTTATTCTATTGTAATTTTTTATTGCTCCACGAATTTCATTTGCTAGAGCATTATGTTTAACTAAAAGAATTTGTTGAAGGTGATTTTTAATTATTTCAAATGAATCGATTTGAAATAATAAATCATATTTTGCATCCGATTCTTTTTTATAAAACAATCTGTTTGTTTTGATAAATTCATTCAGAAAAGATTCTGATTCTACGAAAATATTTTCAGCAACATATCTTACTTCGATGAAAAATGATTTATGATTTAGAACAGAATGATTGGAATATTTTCCCGACAGATAAATCAGAAAATCAGAATCATCAGGATGTAAAATCTGTGCTATCATAAAATGAAAAGAATTTGATAAGTATATTATTTTGAAGAGATTAAATTTTTTAGTTCAGCTGTTGATGCGCTAATGTTTTCAGATTTAAATATCGAAGCGCCAGCAACAAAAACATCTGCACCTGCATCACAGGTACTCTTAATTGTTTGAGAATTAATTCCTCCATCAACTTCTATGAGAAACTTTGCACGAAACTTTTCTCTTAATTCAACAGCTTCGTGAATTCTTCTAACTGAGTTCGGAATAAATTTTTGTCCGCCAAATCCGGGATTAACTGTCATAATTAGGAGTAAGTCTATATACTCAGCAACATCTCTGATAGACTGAACCGGAGTTGCCGGATTTATTACTACTCCAGCTTTTGCTCCGAGCTCTTTAACTTGATTAATAACTCTGTTTAAATGTCTGACTTCTTCAAAATGTACTGTTATTGAATCTGCTCCGGCATCAACAAAATCTTTAATATAATATTCAGGATTTTCAATCATTAAATGTACATCAAGAGGAAGTTGAGTTATTCTATTTACCGCTTCAACTATAAAAGGACCAAAGGTGATATTTGGAACAAAATGTCCGTCCATCACATCGCAGTGAATCCAATCAGCTCCGGCCATTTCAACTAATCTTATCTGTTGTGAAAGGTTTGTAAAGTCAGCTGATAAAATTGATGGTGCTAAAATTTTCATAATCTATTCTTCAATAATTTCTAATGGTTCTTTTATAGTTCCCTGCTTAGTTATAAACAGATCAACTTTTTCTCCTGGATTTAGTTTATTACCCGGCACCGGATACTGATCGAGAACAGTATTTGGGAGCAAAGTATTTGATATCTGATAAGTGATTTTACCAACTTCCAGGGAATTTTCTATCAATATTTTCTCAGCTTCGGTCAAAGATTTTCCGATTAAGTCAGGTACTTCTATCGTTCCTTCGGTTTGTCCACCGCTGACAAAAACTTTAATGGTTTCACCTTTCTTCAGCTTAGTTCCTTCAACATATTGCTGATCGAAAATCATATCCTTCGGATAATTTGAGGCGACAAGCTCAACCTGACCAAGCTTTAAACCGACTCTTTCCAATGCAAGTCTGGCATCAACAAGATTTTTTCCTTTCAACTGAGGAACTGTTACCATTTGTTCACCACCGCTTACAAACAGGTAAACACTTCTTCCCTTCTTAACAATTCTACCAGCTTCGGGTTTTTGCAAAAATATTTTTCCTGCAGGTTGATTTGTTCCGTATGCCGTATCTGCAATGATTGGTTCGAAACCGCTGTCATTCAGCTTTTTAATTGCTTCAGTATCCGATAGTCCAACTACTTTTGGAACTACTTCTTCAGACGAACTTACATACCAGGGCAGAAGAATATTATCAAGAATCAGAAGAAATAAAACAAATACTCCTAAACCAATAAGAGTTTTTTTTACGAGTGGTTTTTCGATAAGATTTTTCATCGTTCCAAATATATTTATCAATGCATACTTAATCAAACTAAAAGGAAAAATCACTAAACACTTTAGTAAATTTGTGAAGAATGAAAATGCAAATGAGAACTAGGAATGTTAAAGAACTATTTCTTCCTTAATCGACATGTAGTTGAATTAAGAGAAGCTTTTATAGATAAAAAAATAAAATCAATCTTCACTCAGGAGAAGGAAAAACTTGTTGTTGAATTTGAAGATGAAGCACATCTTTTTCTAGAGTTCTGTGTTAATCATTCACTCCCCTATTTTCTGATGAGAGATTTTTATATCCGAGCTAAGAAAAATTCATTAGAGTTATTCGAACCTCTGAAGGGTAAAATCATCAATGATATTTTTATTGCAAGCAACGACAGAATTATTGCTTTATATTTTAACGATGCTTCAATATTATTTTTCGCAATACGAGGCAAGTTTACAAATGTTTATCTCAAAACCACAAATGATTTTTCATCCTTCAAAAAAATAGAAAGCGAAGATTTAACAAACATTGAGAATGAATTAATAAACAAAAAATACATAAATGAATTTCATTCTCTCGATTTTGATGATGATGATTATTCGCTTGATATTGATTCACTTAAAATAAAATATCCTTTTATCGGGAAAGATATTTTTCAATATGCAAAAGCTATCGGTCCGAAGAGTTTAATTGATGGTATTCGGGAAGTAGTTGAAATCATCAAAAATAATAATCCAATCGTCATTTTGGATTTCAACAACTACGATATAAAAATATCATTCAAATATATACCCATAATTGAATCTGAAAATAAAGTTTATGAGTTTGATTATTTAAACGATGCACTTTTGTTTTATATCAAGGAAATACATCACCTTGCATCGATAAAAGAGAAAAAAGAATTAATTCTGAAGTATATTGAAAGAGAACTTAAAAGAATTTCAAACAAACAGAACAATCTTTTAACAATCATCGAACGAGGAAATAAAGAAGAAGAATATAATCGCCTTGGAAATATTTTATTAATAAATATTAATAAAATTCATTCCGGAATGAATTCTATAATTTTAGATGACATCTATGAAAGTGATAAAACCATAGAAATAAAACTTGATCCAAAATTAACACCAAAAGAAAATGTTAATCGCTATTTTGAAAAAGCTAAAGAAAGTAAAACACAATATCACAAAGCAATCGAATTGATTGAAATTGTCAGCAGAGAAAAAGATAGATTGATTGAGTTCAAAAATAGAACTTCAAACTCTTCAACCGTTAAAGAACTTGAGCAAATTGCAAAAGGACTGAAAATAAAAATGAAAACAGAAAAGAATATTCAAGAATCCATTTCTGAAAAATTCAAACAATATCTTGTTGATGGTAAGTACAAAGTTTATGTTGGAAAAGATAGTAAGTCGAACGATATGCTCACCTTAAAGTTCGCCAAACAAAATGATCTCTGGTTTCATGCCAGAGCAGTACCTGGTTCTCATGTTGTTCTGAGAATTGAGAATACAAAAGAACCGATTCCCAAATCAGTGCTTAAAAAGGTAGCATCATTGGCAGCATATCATAGCAAAGCAAAAACAGCCGGATTAGTTCCTGTTTCATATACATTAAAAAAATTTGTTGTTAAAAGAAAAGGAATGGAACCAGGGAAGGTTGCTTTACTTAAGGAAGATACCATTCTTGTGACACCTGAAATACCGGATGGTGCCGAATATATTGATAATTAAAGTAGTAATTTCTACAAGCTTAATTTTCAATAGTTCTCTAATTAGTTAATTTTACATTACAAATTATTCCAATATTGCACCTGGAGAGCATTATGAAAAAATATACTATAATATTTTTTTTATCTTTATTTCTGTTCAACAATTTATTTGCCCAATTTAAGGAATGGGGTACAAAACTAGGATTAAGATATAATCAGATTCTCCCGATAAATGAATTTAATCCAATTAACAATTTGAAATTGAGCAACTACCAGTTTTCCTGGTTAGCACAAGGTTTTTTAGCTTTTGAACTTACGAAAGCTACAGAACTTCAAATCACCGCCGGATATGGTTTTTATCGTGGTGCTGATTTTACTAATCGTATTTACAGGACTGATATAATTCCAATTGATTTAAGGTTACGAATTAGTCCTTTCGATATGAAAGGTTGGAATCCATATTTTTATTTTGGTGGTGGCGGTATGAATTTTACTGTGAAGGATTTTCCAAGATCAATTTCACCAAAATCTATCAATGAAAGCGGTTGGACAGGATATTTCCCTGCTGGAATAGGCAGTGAGTTTGCAATTAGTGATTATGTACTTTTAGATTTTTCTTTTGGTGGTGCTTACACTTTAAGTGATGACTTGAATTACTTCAAAGAAGATGAGATACATGATTTTATGCTTTCTGCTTCATTTGGGATAACATTTACCGGAGAAAGTGGCAGCTCAGACAGAGATAAAGATGGATTGACTAAAAATCAGGAAGAAACTCTTGGAACCAATCCTAAAAATCCTGATTCGGATGCTGATGGATTGAAAGACGGCGAAGAAGTTAATAAGTCTCAGACTAATCCTCTTCAACCTGATACTGATTTGGATGGACTGAGCGATTATGATGAAATAATTAAAACTCATACGAATCCAATTTTAGCAGATACTGATGGTGATGGTCTTACCGATTTTGAAGAATTGAATAAATATAAAACCGATCCACTAATTCTGGATACTGATAATGATGGATTAACCGATGGAGAAGAGATAATCAAATATTATACAGATCCTCTTAAAGCTGATATGGATATGGATGGTCTTACTGATAAAGAAGAATTGTTGATTTATCTGACCGAACCCAAAAAAGCTGATAGTGATTCTGATCAACTGAATGATGCTGAAGAAGTGATTAAATACACAACAAATCCTCTAAAGGCAGATACAGATGATGATGGAATTAACGATTACGATGAAATATTTAAATATAAAACCAATCCGCTTGATGCCGACACAGATGCTGGGACAGTTGATGATAAAACCGAAGTCGAGCGAGGAACTGATCCGCTTAATGCAGAAGATGATGTTGTTAAAGTCGGGGTTCCTATCGTTCTTGAAGGAATTTACTTTGAGACAGGCAAAGCCGATATAACCGCTGAATCTGAATTTACTCTTCGAAAAGCATTACTAACTTTACAAAGCTATCCAGAAATAGTTGTTGAAATAAGTGGACACACAGACATAACAGGAATGTATAAAAAGAATCTAGAGCTTTCGCAAAAAAGGGCTGATGCTGTAAGAGATTGGTTAATCAGAAATGGAATTGATCCTTTAAGAATAATTGCAAAAGGTTATGGACCTGATCGACCTATTGCATCAAATGATACCCCTGAAGGAAGACAAAAGAACAGAAGAATTGAATTTACAAGAATTAAATAATCATTTGAGATATATCAAATTTGAACCATAATTCAACAAAAATGTTTTGATATATAAATTAAAATTGAAATATTTAAGTGCGTTAATTATTCCATTATGAGAACAAGGGTTTTAATACTAATATTTTATCCAACAAATCAAGAGGTATAATTATGAAAAAACTAAGTTACTTGGTTCTTTTAATCGTTTTGGTGGCTGCTGCACAACAAAACTATGCACAATTAAAAGACTACGGATTCAAATTTGGAGTTCGTGGGAATATTCTTTTCCCTGAAAACGAGTTCGCAAATCTTGGATTCAGTGGAAATGACGATTTCAGTTTCGACTGGTATAAAGGTTCCTGGCTCGGTGAAGCTTTCATAGGATTTGAACTAACAAAAGCTTTGGAACTTTCTATTAATGGTGGCTATGGAAAATATGCTGGTAAGGCATATTTTGATGATGCTAACAATACATTTGGTGAATATGAAACCAAATTAGTTCCACTTCACCTCAGATTAAGAATCAGTCCTTTTTTATTATCCGGATGGAATCCTTACCTTTACTTAGGTGCCGGAGCTGTTAGTTATACTGTAAGTACAAAGCCATCTATTGTTGGAGGTAAAGCAACAGAAGATGAAGGTTGGGCTGCATTCGTTCCTGCTGGCATCGGTGCTGAATTTGCACTTACCGAGAATGTAATTCTGGATTTCGCTGTTGGTGGAACAATGACCTCCACTTATGACCTCGATGCTTACAGAGCTGGTTCAGATGATATTTGGGATTCATATTTCAACGCTTCACTCGGTCTCTCATTTGTCGGTGAAAACTGCGAAGTTGATAAAGACAATGACGGCTTAGGAAAATGCCTTGAAAAACAAATTGGTACTGACCCAATGAATCCTGACACTGATGGTGATGGTCTTTCTGATGGCGATGAATATTTGAACTTCAAAACAAATCCTTTAAGCAAAGACACAGATGCTGACGGTTTAAGTGATTATGATGAAGTTAAGGTTTACAAAACTAATCCATTGGTTGCAGATACTGATGGTGATGGTTTGAATGATGGTGACGAAGTAATGAAGTATAAAACTGATCCTTTGAAAGCTGATACAGATAATGATGGTCTGAATGATAATGAAGAAGTAATGAAATATAAGACAGATCCATTAAAAGCTGATACTGATGGCGATGGATTAAAAGATGGTGACGAAGTAATGAAATACAAAACAGACCCATTGAAAGCTGATACTGACGGAGATGGCTTGAGCGATGGTGATGAAGTAATGAAATACAAGACCAATCCATTGAATAAAGATACAGACGGTGGAACAGTTGAAGATGGTGTTGAAGTTAAACGTGGCACTGATCCGTTGAATGCAGAAGATGATGTCGTTAAAGTCGGTGTTCCGATTATACTTGAAGGAATTACCTTCGATGTTAATAAATCTACAATTAGACCGGAATCCGAAGAGACTTTGATGAAAGCACTCAAGACTCTCCAGACTTATCCTGAGATTGAAGTTGAAATTGGTGGTCACACTGATAGCGATGGTAGTGCAAAGAGCAACCTTAAGTTATCACAAGCAAGAGCAGATGCAGTAAAAGCCTGGTTGGTTGAAAAAGGAATTGATCCGAAGAGAATTACTACAAAAGGTTATGGTGAAGACAAACCAATTGCTGATAATAAAACTAAAGAAGGTAAAGCTAAGAACAGAAGAATTGAGTTCACAAGAATCAAGTAAAATCATAATTCAAATTTCTTTAAAGGGTGTCTGAAAAGACACCCTTTTTTATGAGATGAAATTAAGGATTTCTTATTAAATGATTGCATTTCGTTTGAATGACTGAATAAATAATTGAAAGAATGGATAAGTGCCTAACTTCGGCAGGTAAAATTGAATGGATGAATGAGTTTTTAATAGTGATATTATTTTATAGATAGAATTTGTGTTTAATCTGTGTAATCTGTGATTTAATTTCATTTGAGTTCCCTATTTAAAAATTTCCAAATACATCAAAATAATTTATATTTACACGGTCTGTTAAGTATTTTTATTTTACCCCGTAGCTTAATTGGATAGAGCATCCCGACAAGTCGGGAAGGTTGAAGGTTCGGAAATTATTCATAAAAGAAAACTCGTTATTTGAAACTTTGGTTAGTATTTGAATTTAAATAGTTGGGATTAGTAATTGCATACATAGTTTAAAAAATTTTATTTTGGTCATTATAAATCATTAAATGCACCCGTAGCTTAATTGGATAGAGCATCCCGACAAGTCGGGAAGGTTGAAGGTTCGGGAATGTATGATTAAGAATACTGGCTGATTATTAAAATATAATTTTACTCTGATTATTTGTATTAAAAAAGAACTGGTTAAGTCAGAGAAAATAAAAATTGTTCGTAAAATATTTTTAATTTATCTGCACCCGTAGCTTAATTGGATAGAGCACCTGACTACGGATCAGGAGGTTGAAGGTTCGAGTCCTTCCGGGTGTACTAAAGTTTTTATTAGTCTTTATTTCATGGTGAAAATATGATTTTAGTAAAAGCTCACTTTTGTGAGCTTCTTTATTATTAATAATTATAATTTAGTTTCGTTTTCTTATGTCATCATTCAAACCGAAATTATTTACAACATTAAAAGGTTATACAAAACAACAATTTATTTCTGATGCAACAGCAGGAGTAATAGTTGGAATAGTTGCTCTTCCTCTTGCAATTGCATTTGGTATTGCAAGCGGTGTAACACCTGAAAAAGGAATTATCACCGCTATTATTGCCGGATTTATAATTTCATTTCTTGGTGGGAGCAGAGTTCAGATTGGTGGTCCGACAGGTGCTTTTATTATAATTGTTTATGGAATTATTCAACAATATGGTACCACTGGGCTTGCAATCGCAACTATTATGGCAGGATTTATTCTAATCTTTATGGGACTTGCTAAGTTTGGTTCTTTAATTAAATTTATTCCCTACCCGGTTGTGGTAGGGTTTACAAGTGGAATTGCCCTGTTGATCTTTTCCACACAAATAAAAGAATTTTTCGGATTAAGGATTTCGAAAGTTCCTTCAGAATTTTATGAAAAGTGGATAGTTTATTTTCAAAATTTTGCT contains:
- the rpe gene encoding ribulose-phosphate 3-epimerase — encoded protein: MKILAPSILSADFTNLSQQIRLVEMAGADWIHCDVMDGHFVPNITFGPFIVEAVNRITQLPLDVHLMIENPEYYIKDFVDAGADSITVHFEEVRHLNRVINQVKELGAKAGVVINPATPVQSIRDVAEYIDLLLIMTVNPGFGGQKFIPNSVRRIHEAVELREKFRAKFLIEVDGGINSQTIKSTCDAGADVFVAGASIFKSENISASTAELKNLISSK
- the folP gene encoding dihydropteroate synthase, encoding MIAQILHPDDSDFLIYLSGKYSNHSVLNHKSFFIEVRYVAENIFVESESFLNEFIKTNRLFYKKESDAKYDLLFQIDSFEIIKNHLQQILLVKHNALANEIRGAIKNYNRINEYKIGNKTFSFHRPYLMGILNITPDSFSDGGKFMSINDAVKHALKMIDDGADIIDIGGESTRPGSEPITAEEEIKRVIPVITEILNKRPEVILSIDTYKSRVAFKALEAGVKIVNDISGFTFDPEIADVCKEYDATAVLMHIRGTPKTMQNLIEYKEVVSDIYDFLKMQTDFALNKGIDKIIIDPGIGFGKTINHNFNIIKRLKDFKSLGFPILIGVSRKSFIGKTLNLEVNERDLPTAAIESVSIFNSARILRTHNVQNGKQIIKLLGEII
- a CDS encoding OmpA family protein, which gives rise to MKKYTIIFFLSLFLFNNLFAQFKEWGTKLGLRYNQILPINEFNPINNLKLSNYQFSWLAQGFLAFELTKATELQITAGYGFYRGADFTNRIYRTDIIPIDLRLRISPFDMKGWNPYFYFGGGGMNFTVKDFPRSISPKSINESGWTGYFPAGIGSEFAISDYVLLDFSFGGAYTLSDDLNYFKEDEIHDFMLSASFGITFTGESGSSDRDKDGLTKNQEETLGTNPKNPDSDADGLKDGEEVNKSQTNPLQPDTDLDGLSDYDEIIKTHTNPILADTDGDGLTDFEELNKYKTDPLILDTDNDGLTDGEEIIKYYTDPLKADMDMDGLTDKEELLIYLTEPKKADSDSDQLNDAEEVIKYTTNPLKADTDDDGINDYDEIFKYKTNPLDADTDAGTVDDKTEVERGTDPLNAEDDVVKVGVPIVLEGIYFETGKADITAESEFTLRKALLTLQSYPEIVVEISGHTDITGMYKKNLELSQKRADAVRDWLIRNGIDPLRIIAKGYGPDRPIASNDTPEGRQKNRRIEFTRIK
- a CDS encoding PASTA domain-containing protein, with the protein product MKNLIEKPLVKKTLIGLGVFVLFLLILDNILLPWYVSSSEEVVPKVVGLSDTEAIKKLNDSGFEPIIADTAYGTNQPAGKIFLQKPEAGRIVKKGRSVYLFVSGGEQMVTVPQLKGKNLVDARLALERVGLKLGQVELVASNYPKDMIFDQQYVEGTKLKKGETIKVFVSGGQTEGTIEVPDLIGKSLTEAEKILIENSLEVGKITYQISNTLLPNTVLDQYPVPGNKLNPGEKVDLFITKQGTIKEPLEIIEE
- a CDS encoding NFACT RNA binding domain-containing protein — its product is MLKNYFFLNRHVVELREAFIDKKIKSIFTQEKEKLVVEFEDEAHLFLEFCVNHSLPYFLMRDFYIRAKKNSLELFEPLKGKIINDIFIASNDRIIALYFNDASILFFAIRGKFTNVYLKTTNDFSSFKKIESEDLTNIENELINKKYINEFHSLDFDDDDYSLDIDSLKIKYPFIGKDIFQYAKAIGPKSLIDGIREVVEIIKNNNPIVILDFNNYDIKISFKYIPIIESENKVYEFDYLNDALLFYIKEIHHLASIKEKKELILKYIERELKRISNKQNNLLTIIERGNKEEEYNRLGNILLININKIHSGMNSIILDDIYESDKTIEIKLDPKLTPKENVNRYFEKAKESKTQYHKAIELIEIVSREKDRLIEFKNRTSNSSTVKELEQIAKGLKIKMKTEKNIQESISEKFKQYLVDGKYKVYVGKDSKSNDMLTLKFAKQNDLWFHARAVPGSHVVLRIENTKEPIPKSVLKKVASLAAYHSKAKTAGLVPVSYTLKKFVVKRKGMEPGKVALLKEDTILVTPEIPDGAEYIDN
- a CDS encoding OmpA family protein: MKKLSYLVLLIVLVAAAQQNYAQLKDYGFKFGVRGNILFPENEFANLGFSGNDDFSFDWYKGSWLGEAFIGFELTKALELSINGGYGKYAGKAYFDDANNTFGEYETKLVPLHLRLRISPFLLSGWNPYLYLGAGAVSYTVSTKPSIVGGKATEDEGWAAFVPAGIGAEFALTENVILDFAVGGTMTSTYDLDAYRAGSDDIWDSYFNASLGLSFVGENCEVDKDNDGLGKCLEKQIGTDPMNPDTDGDGLSDGDEYLNFKTNPLSKDTDADGLSDYDEVKVYKTNPLVADTDGDGLNDGDEVMKYKTDPLKADTDNDGLNDNEEVMKYKTDPLKADTDGDGLKDGDEVMKYKTDPLKADTDGDGLSDGDEVMKYKTNPLNKDTDGGTVEDGVEVKRGTDPLNAEDDVVKVGVPIILEGITFDVNKSTIRPESEETLMKALKTLQTYPEIEVEIGGHTDSDGSAKSNLKLSQARADAVKAWLVEKGIDPKRITTKGYGEDKPIADNKTKEGKAKNRRIEFTRIK